Genomic segment of Pontibacter liquoris:
TTCGATTATTACCTGAACCTGATCCCCTACTGGGCCAACATGCTCAGTCCCATCACGGTGTTTATTGCTACAGTGTTTGTTACGGCCAAGCTCGCCTCGCATACCGAGATTGTGGCCATCCTGAGCAGCGGCGTTAGTTTTAGGCGCTTTTTGGTGCCCTACCTGATTGGCTCCAGCATTATTGCGACGGTCATTTTCGGGCTTATCGGCTGGGTGATTCCCAATGCTAACAGAAAGACGGTGGCCTTCCAGATAAAGTATGTTAAGAACCCCTTTACCTACGATAACCGCAACATCCACATAAAAGTAGCCCCTGAAACCTATGTATACATGGAGAGCTACAACAACACGGCCAACATAGGCTATAATTTTGCACTGGAAAAGATCGACAGCACCAAGCTCGAAAGCAGGCTTACAAGCAACAACATCACCTGGAATCCGGACATAAAGAAGTGGCACGTAGACAGCTACACCTTGCGCACCTTTAACGGGCCGAAGGAAACGATCTATAAAGGCGCCGCCCTGGACACCGCCATCAACCTGCTGCCCAAAGACTTTGAAAGCACCTACCGCCTGGAGCAAACCATGACCCTGCCCCAGCTAAGCCGCTATATCGATGAAAAAAAGAACCGCGGCGCCGACGACCTGGAAACATACCTGATCGAGAAGTATGAGCGCTTCAGCTATCCTTTTGCCATCATCATTCTTACCATTATCGGGGTAATTGTGAGTGCGCGTAAAGCACGTGGCGGCGTTGGTTTCCAGATCGCACTGGGCTTTTTGCTGGCCTTTATCTTTATTATTTTTGTGATCACCAGCCGCAGTCTGGCCCAGGTAGGCGACATTGATCCCAAGTATGCCGCCTGGATACCGACCACTATTTTTACCGGTATCGGGCTTTTGTTATACCGTTACGTTCCCCGCTAAATGCCACGTTTAAAAGATTTTCTGGAGCTCCATTTCATTATTTTCCTGTGGGGCTTTACGGCTATCCTGGGCAAGCTCATCACCATTCCGGCGGTAGAGCTGGTCTCCATTCGTACGTTCATAGCAGCCCTGGCGCTGGGAGCCATTATTTACAAGCGTGGCACGCCTTTCTGGGTAGGCCGTAAAACAGCGCTGCAAATTACAGGCGTGGGTTTCCTGATTGCTGCGCACTGGATCCTGTTCTTTGCCTCGGCGCGTATATCTTCTGTTTCGATCTGCCTGGTTGGCATGGCTACCAGCAGCCTGTGGACCTCTTTCCTGGAGCCGCTGGTGTCTAAAACAAAGGTGAAGCCCCACGAGATCCTGCTGGCCCTGCTCATTATTTTCGGGCTCTACATCATCTTTAAAGACGAAACTGACCTGAAAAACATTCTGGGCATTACCATGGCGGTAGGCTCTGCGTTGCTGGCTTCCATTTTCACGATCATCAACTCGCGGCTGGCCAAAAAGCTACCATCCACCACCATTACCTGTTACGAAATGGTCGGCGCTTTACTCGCCACACTGGTTTTCCTGCCGTTTTACAAAGTATGGTTCACCGATAGTGGGCAGCTAAACTATACCCTCACCCCGCTGGACTGGCTGTTGATACTGGTGCTGGCGCTGGCCTGCACAGTATATGCCTACACCGCGTCGGTGCGCCTGATGCAGCGCATCTCGGCTTTTACCATGAACCTGACCGTGAACCTGGAGCCGGTGTATGGCATCATTCTGGCCTTTCTCATTTTTAAGGAAAACAAGCAGATGTCCGGCGGTTTCTATTACGGAGCGGCTATCATTCTGCTCAGCGTGTTCATTTACCCGGTGCTGGACGCGTATGCCGAGCGGCGCAAAAAATTAAAGCAGGCCTTTCCAGACAAGGTAATGGTCCGGAAAGACTAAGTCGGCCGGTATCTCCTTTTTAAAGAGCCCGTAAATAGCCGAGCCCGACCCCGTCATGGCGGCATAGGCAGCGCCGGCGATATAGAGCTTCTTTTTGATCAGGGGCAGCTCCGGATACCTGGGGAACAGCGCAGTTTCAAAATCGTTGTGCAGCACTTCTCTCCAAACATGCACATCCTGTTTCAGCAGCATTTCCATCTCGCAGCTGGGCTCCTGCGGCGTTACGTTGCCATAGGCTTCGGCGGTAGTGATATGGATGCCCGGGTATACCACGATGCAGCTGTACCCGCTCAGGTTTAACGCCACAGGCCGGAACTCATCTCCGCGGCCAGAGGCGATCACGGGCTTGTTCTCCACAAAAAAAGCACAGTCGCTCCCCAACTGGCGGGCATACGCCACGAGTGTTTCTGTTGGCAAATTCAGCTCGAACAGGGTATTGAGGATGCGCAGGGTAAAAGCCGCATCTGCCGACCCTCCTCCCAGCCCGGCCCCCATCGGAATGATTTTATGCAGGTGCATGTGCACCGGCGGCAGGCCATAGTCCTTTTTAAGCAGCTGATACGCTTTTACACACAGGTTGGTACCAGGCTCGCCGGGCACAGGAAGCCCGGTCATATCGAACTGCTGCATGTCGGCCGGCACTATCTCCAATGCATCGTTCCACTTCACCGGGTAAAAACAGGACTGCAGTTCATGAAAGCCATCCGGCCTTTTAGACTTGATGTATAACCCCAGGTTGAGCTTGGCATTCGGAAAATCGAGCATCAGAAGGAAAGCTTATGTTTTTATACATGCAATCTATAAAAATGAACGCAAAAGGCGGTAATCTGTCTGGAAGTTGCCTAAAAGTAACTTACCGAAACCCTTTGATATTCGGAAAATAATGTATCTTGAGGAGGCCTAAAGGCTACGCTGTGAAACGCCTTGCGGCATGCTGCGGCTCCTGTAAACAAGCAACAGAAGCAGGCTGCCGCGGCCCGTAACCCGCTGTGACCGGGCTGGTTTTTACCGGCCTTTATACTTACGGGAACATGCGCGGCTGCATCACGTAAAAGCGGGCATCACGGGCTTTACCGCGTCTAAAACAAGTGTATGAAAGACATCGCCATCATTGGGGCCGGCGGCCTGGGACGTGAGGTGCTGGTACTGCTCCACCAGATAAATGAAGTGCGCCCTACCTGGAACGTGATCGGGTTTTATGACGATGATACGGCCTACCACGGCCAGACCATCGATGGCGTTTCCTGCCACGGTGCGGTCGGTCTGCTGGCTTACTTTCCGGACGAATTATACCTGGTGCTGGCTGTTGGCCTGCCGGCTGCCAGGGCCGCTGTTAGCCGCCGCGTACAGAACCCGAACGCCCGTTACGCCACCCTGGTGCATCCGTTGGCGCAGCCCCGTCCCTACCAGCAGATCAGCTTGGCAGAGGGCGTACTTATTTTCCAGGGAGCGGTGCTTTCTACCAACATCCGGCTGGGCCGCCATACCCTTGTTTATCCTAACTGCACCATTGGCCACGATGCCACCATCGGCGACTTTAGTACCCTAATGCCGGGAGCAACGCTCTCGGGCAACACCTGTCTGGGCGAAGGCATTCTGATAGGCGCCAATGCCGTGGTGCTGCCACATCTAAGTATAGGCGAGGGCAGCCAGGTGGGCGCCGGAGCCGTAATTACAACCGCGCTACCTGCCCGGTGCACAGCCGCAGGCATACCAGCAAAAATCAGCAACCAACATGAACTATAAACCCGGGCGTGTTTTCCTGTCGGTACCCCACATGGGCGGCCACGAAAAAAATTATGTACAGAAAGCGCTGGAAGATAATTGGGTGAGCACCGCAGGGCCTAACCTGGCGGGCTTTGAGCATGACATTTGCCAGCATACCAACGCCCGCTTTGCCGTAGCCCTGAATACCGGCACGGCCGCCCTGCACCTGGCCCTGCGCGTGTTAGGCGTTGGCCCCGGCGACGAGGTGCTCTGCTCTACCTTTACGTTTGTGGCTACGGCCAACCCGATCTTATACGTGGGCGCTACGCCTGTTTTTGTGGAGAGCGAACCGGAAACGTGGAACATGTGCCCCGACACGTTAAGCAAGGCAATTGCCGCCCGCATCGAAGCAGGTAAAAAGCCGGCCTGCATTCTGGTGGTACACCTGTATGGCATGCCTGCCAAAATGAAAGAGATCCTGGCAGTAGCGGAGATGTATGGCATTCCGGTGCTGGAAGATGCTGCAGAGGCCCTTGGCTCCCGTTACAGCGGCCACCAGGTAGGTACGCTGGGTACCATCGGCATTTTCTCATTCAACGGCAACAAGATCATTACCACCTCCGGCGGCGGCGCCCTGATCACGGCAAACGAGCAGCTGGCAGCGCAGGCACATTTCCTGGCAACGCAAGCCAAAGAGCCGGCTCCTTTTTACCAGCATGCGCAGATGGGGTATAACTATCGCCTCAGTAACATCAGCGCCGGCATCGGACGCGGGCAGATCGAAGTGTTGGAAAAGCGCGTAAAGCAGCGCCGCGAAGTATATGCCTATTACCGCGAACGCCTTAAAACGCTGGAAGAACTGGTGTTTTTACCGGAACCAAAGACCTGTTTCTCTAACCGCTGGCTTACCACAGTGCTGCTGCCCGAAAACCATACGCCAGAAAGTATACGCCAGGCCCTGGAAGCCGAAAACATCGAAACGCGCCCGCTCTGGAAACCCCTGCACCTGCAACCGCTCTTTAAAGACGCGCCCTACTATGGCGACGGCCTGAGCGAATGGCTCTTTTCGCGGGGCCTTTGCCTGCCCAGCAGCAGCAGCCTGACAGAGGAAGAACTTGATAAGGTGATCAAACACCTGCAGCGCCTGCTGGAAGTAGTCTAGCTATACTTCCATTTAAAATGCAAACGCCCCCTTCTTTTCAAAGAAGGGGGCGTTTTTACCTATTACTCTTCCTGTCTTCAGACAAGTTACTGTTTCTCTTCAGTGCTTTTGGGTATTTATACTTTGTAGGGACAGGTCGCGACCTGTCCGCAAGATAGCCGGGGCTATGAACTTTATACTTTAGCAAAAGTAACAACAGACTTCCTACCTTAATCTCACTGGAATGCGAGTTCGAAAGTAAGGGCAACAGCGGATCACGCCAGCGATGGAAGTATACCTTTTATACCGCCGCCAGCGCCTGTTCCAGGTCGGCCAGTAGTTCTTCCGGCTCTTCAATACCAACCGACAGTCGGATAACGCCCGCCGTTATACCGATCTTCTGGCGCTGCGCCTCGCTCAGCGACCGATGGGACGTACCGACCGGGTAAGAAAGAGACGTTGTTACGCCGGCCAGCGAAGGCGCAAACGGGATATGCTCCAACGCCTGCATCAGCGCATTTACGGCAGCCGTGTCATCTTTTATTTTAAAGCTCAGCATACCCCCGAATAAGCCCTGCCCTTGCTCGCGGGCAAGTTCATGCTGCGGATGCTGCTCTAGCCCGGGGTACCATACTTTCTCCACCTTAGGGTGTTGCGCCAGGTAGCGGGCCACGGTCAGGGCATTGCTGCAATGTTGCCGCATGCGCACCCGCAAGGTTTTGAGTCCGCGGGCAGCCAGCCAGCTTTCGAACGGGCTCAGGTTCAGGCCATACACCATCATCACCTGCTTCACGCGTTTGAGGTCCTCGGGCTGCGCGCTTACTACTACGCCGGCTGTTACGTCGGAGTGGCCCGAGAGGTATTTTGTAACGCTGTGGATCACGATATCGGCGCCTAGCAACAACGGTTGGGTAAGTATGGGCGAGGCAAACGTGTTATCGATCACCAGCTTCAGGTTATGTTGCTTTGTTTGCTGCGCAAGTTGCTTTATGTCCAGCACCAGCAACAGCGGGTTGCTCATGGTTTCGGCCAGCATCATGCAGGTGTTCGGCTTTACATGCGCCTGCAGGTTATAAGTGTCAGCGGTAGGCACGGCGCTTACATCCAGCCCCATGCGGGTCAGCTCCTGCACCAGCAGCGACGAGGAGCCGCCATAGATCTCTTCGGCATACAGCACATGGTCGCCGGCTTTGCAAACGGCAAGTATGGCCGCCAGTATGGCCGACATCCCCGAAGACGTTACCACAGCTCCTATGCCCTTTTCCAGTTTGTTCACTTCCTGCGCCAGCTCATCGGCATTGGGGTTGCCGTAGCGGGTATACATGTAGCTCTGCCCGGGCTCACTGAAGTATAGTTCCAGCGCGTTCAGGTCTTCGAAAGCGAAAACAGAGGTTTGGTAGATAGGCGTGGTTTTGGGATGTATGTGCGGCATGGCTGGCAAGTATAATTCAGGCTAAAAGTAAGCAGGATTTCTTATATTGTAAAGACAGGTCAAGGGAATGCCGTTTCTTTACAGTTTCCTGCCCTGCACCGGCCAAAACAAGGGCAGCTGCAACTATCGGCGACCTTCTTTTTACCGGGCTTTGAAAGTATAAAATTAACCGAAAGCCATACCTGTTGTGGCAGAAAGTCAGTTTTAAGTAAAAATCCGTCACTCAAACTAAAAAATATACTTAGCGCCTATGCCTCTATCGACTGAACTGGTCTTGTTTGCTATGGCTATCCTGTTCTTTCTGAGCATTTTGGCCGGGAAAGCCGGATACAAATTTGGGGTTCCTGCCTTGTTGCTCTTTCTTTCCGTGGGCATGCTCTCCGGCTCCGACGGCTTGGGCATTCATTTTGAAAATATTCAGGTAGCCCAAACTATCGGCACTGTGGCGCTCTGCATTATACTTTTCTCTGGCGGGATGGATACCAAGATTTCAGAAATACGCCCGATCCTGCCGCAGGGGGGCGTGCTGGCTACGCTGGGAGTTTTTGTGACCGCCATCCTTACCGGTCTGGTGAGCTGGTGGGTATTAGGAATGACC
This window contains:
- a CDS encoding LptF/LptG family permease translates to MKLLDKYILKKFLSTYVFVVLILVAVICVIDFTEKNDDFIEHSVSAYEILFDYYLNLIPYWANMLSPITVFIATVFVTAKLASHTEIVAILSSGVSFRRFLVPYLIGSSIIATVIFGLIGWVIPNANRKTVAFQIKYVKNPFTYDNRNIHIKVAPETYVYMESYNNTANIGYNFALEKIDSTKLESRLTSNNITWNPDIKKWHVDSYTLRTFNGPKETIYKGAALDTAINLLPKDFESTYRLEQTMTLPQLSRYIDEKKNRGADDLETYLIEKYERFSYPFAIIILTIIGVIVSARKARGGVGFQIALGFLLAFIFIIFVITSRSLAQVGDIDPKYAAWIPTTIFTGIGLLLYRYVPR
- a CDS encoding DMT family transporter, which encodes MPRLKDFLELHFIIFLWGFTAILGKLITIPAVELVSIRTFIAALALGAIIYKRGTPFWVGRKTALQITGVGFLIAAHWILFFASARISSVSICLVGMATSSLWTSFLEPLVSKTKVKPHEILLALLIIFGLYIIFKDETDLKNILGITMAVGSALLASIFTIINSRLAKKLPSTTITCYEMVGALLATLVFLPFYKVWFTDSGQLNYTLTPLDWLLILVLALACTVYAYTASVRLMQRISAFTMNLTVNLEPVYGIILAFLIFKENKQMSGGFYYGAAIILLSVFIYPVLDAYAERRKKLKQAFPDKVMVRKD
- the ispE gene encoding 4-(cytidine 5'-diphospho)-2-C-methyl-D-erythritol kinase, with the protein product MLDFPNAKLNLGLYIKSKRPDGFHELQSCFYPVKWNDALEIVPADMQQFDMTGLPVPGEPGTNLCVKAYQLLKKDYGLPPVHMHLHKIIPMGAGLGGGSADAAFTLRILNTLFELNLPTETLVAYARQLGSDCAFFVENKPVIASGRGDEFRPVALNLSGYSCIVVYPGIHITTAEAYGNVTPQEPSCEMEMLLKQDVHVWREVLHNDFETALFPRYPELPLIKKKLYIAGAAYAAMTGSGSAIYGLFKKEIPADLVFPDHYLVWKGLL
- a CDS encoding acetyltransferase, producing the protein MKDIAIIGAGGLGREVLVLLHQINEVRPTWNVIGFYDDDTAYHGQTIDGVSCHGAVGLLAYFPDELYLVLAVGLPAARAAVSRRVQNPNARYATLVHPLAQPRPYQQISLAEGVLIFQGAVLSTNIRLGRHTLVYPNCTIGHDATIGDFSTLMPGATLSGNTCLGEGILIGANAVVLPHLSIGEGSQVGAGAVITTALPARCTAAGIPAKISNQHEL
- a CDS encoding DegT/DnrJ/EryC1/StrS family aminotransferase translates to MNYKPGRVFLSVPHMGGHEKNYVQKALEDNWVSTAGPNLAGFEHDICQHTNARFAVALNTGTAALHLALRVLGVGPGDEVLCSTFTFVATANPILYVGATPVFVESEPETWNMCPDTLSKAIAARIEAGKKPACILVVHLYGMPAKMKEILAVAEMYGIPVLEDAAEALGSRYSGHQVGTLGTIGIFSFNGNKIITTSGGGALITANEQLAAQAHFLATQAKEPAPFYQHAQMGYNYRLSNISAGIGRGQIEVLEKRVKQRREVYAYYRERLKTLEELVFLPEPKTCFSNRWLTTVLLPENHTPESIRQALEAENIETRPLWKPLHLQPLFKDAPYYGDGLSEWLFSRGLCLPSSSSLTEEELDKVIKHLQRLLEVV
- a CDS encoding trans-sulfuration enzyme family protein, translated to MPHIHPKTTPIYQTSVFAFEDLNALELYFSEPGQSYMYTRYGNPNADELAQEVNKLEKGIGAVVTSSGMSAILAAILAVCKAGDHVLYAEEIYGGSSSLLVQELTRMGLDVSAVPTADTYNLQAHVKPNTCMMLAETMSNPLLLVLDIKQLAQQTKQHNLKLVIDNTFASPILTQPLLLGADIVIHSVTKYLSGHSDVTAGVVVSAQPEDLKRVKQVMMVYGLNLSPFESWLAARGLKTLRVRMRQHCSNALTVARYLAQHPKVEKVWYPGLEQHPQHELAREQGQGLFGGMLSFKIKDDTAAVNALMQALEHIPFAPSLAGVTTSLSYPVGTSHRSLSEAQRQKIGITAGVIRLSVGIEEPEELLADLEQALAAV